The nucleotide window GAGCGCCCACTGTGTGCTCAGCCCCGGGCCCGACCTGAcctccccttcttttctcccaaatgataaaaaagcaaatgacagCATCTGTGCCAGGGCCACCATCAGATACTGCTCAGAGGCCCATGACCAACAGAAAATACATCTCTTGACCTCAGCCTCTCATTCTGGGAAACAGAACTTAACACTCATGATAGGGTTTCATGTGCTGAATGATTGGTACAGAGCAGAAATGACATCAGCCAGCATCTCCCAAGGCGGTTTTGTGGGTGCTGGTTCTTCAAGATGTTACTAGGGGTTAAGCAAAAAGATGTGTTATAGCCAAATGAGTTTGGGAAACTCTGGGTTAAAGTCAAGCAAGTATCCTTCGTTGCTAAACTCCTCAGTGCCTTTGATAGCTGGCCTCACAAATCTAgagatggcaagatttcctcTCCAACGATGCTATCACAGTTCCCTGTTTTTCAAATGAGGACTGAGATTCAGGGAAGTGCTCTGTCCAGGGTCATGCAGTGTGtcgggggcagggccagggctcaTAGCCAGGTCAGCCTGAGCTCTGTCCCCTTATACTACCTTCCCTTAGAGGTGGCTGGCCGGAGAAGGGAGGATGCACCCAAGAAGTTTCCTTTGGAGGCTTCTCTTTGGCTGTGTGCTGCTCTCTGTCCTGATTAGGGCTTCCTCCTCTCGGCTAGGTGCCCCCGACATCCAGCAGTCCCCCACACTCACTGAATAGCTTGGGTTAAAGACATGTCCCCTCCAATAGTCTACCCAGAATTGGAAAAACTCTCACCAGTTTTTCCCAGCCTCTAGACCTCCCTCCTAGAAAATCGAAGTAAAAGGAGGTACCTGACTCAGACCTCCTTCCTGCTGGCAGATCAAAGGCTCGTGGTCCAGCAAGAGGGGCGGTGAGGCCTCCGTCAATCCCTACAGCCATAAAAGTGTTATCACCAACTGCTGTGCTGTGCTCTGCGGCCCCCTACCTCCCAGGTAAGCCAGGGGTGAGCATGGGGAGAGGTCACAGGGCCTGGCCCGGCCAGTGGGGGGGATAGCCCTGCGAGTCCACACCTCTCAAAGAGGTTCTGGAAGCAGCAGACCTCTCTTCACACCACAGAAGCCCTCTGTCCACCATCCCCTGCAGGGTGCACTCAAGGCATCTATCACAAAAGaattctgtgtaattttttttttttttttttttttttgagagagagtgacagagcatgagcaggggaggagcagagagagagggagacacagaatccgaaacaggctccaggctctgagctgtcagcacagagcccgacacggggctcgaactcacaaaccgtgagatcatgacccgagccgaagtcggacgtttaactcactgagccacccaggcgccccgaattctgtgtaatttttaatCACATATGCTCATTGTAGAAAAACATAGAgtacaaaatcttaaaaagaagagTACTAACTATCACATGTAATCTTATTCCCCAGTGATCACCACAATTAATGTTTTGGCCACTCTTGGGCAACATTTCCCTTCCGGTGCTGGTGGCTGGACCGGGCGGGGTCTCCATCCTCCCTCCTGGTGGCGCCCTGAGGGTTCAGCCCTGCTGGGAAGTGCCCTTGTCTTCACACCAGGGGGCACCCGAGTGCCAGAACAGGAGCTCCACTGCAGTGGGCACTGCGGGACCCAGACCTTCCTCCCGCACTGTCCCCGACTTCTCCTGCCTCGTATGAGTGTCATCcttgcagtgggggtgggggtaggtcACAGTGGGAATCGCACTGTTTCCAAATGCTCTTCCGTCCTGCTTTTCCCCTCACCCACAGCCTGGCTTTGTGGCAGCCAGACCGAAAAATGGGCCGGTTTGAATTCACAGTGCCTCAATCCGGTGGTCCAAAACCAGGTGTCCAGGGTGCAGAGAGGGCCCTTCTGGTTCCCCTGCTCTGGAAGGGAAGGGTCTTGAGCCCCCAGCTGGAGATCAGCTCCCCTTTCTGAGGCTTTCTAGGGCTGCATCTTTTCTTGGCTGGAAAATGGACTCTGCCATCCAGCCCCAGGCCTGGACCGCTGGTGTTGGGCAGGGCCCTCACGTCCCCCCTTGTGTTTTGGAAGCCTCATCGACCGGAGGGGATTTGTGCAGTCAGACGCCGTGTTGCCCTCGCCCATCAGAAGCGATGAGCCAGCCTGCGGAGCCAAGCCTGACGCCAGCATGGTAGGAGGCCACCCCTGAACTGGGCTCGGTACTTGCCACCTGCTGGCTTGTCCACCCCTCCGCACTCACCTGCCGCCCTCCACACCTGCCGGGACCCTCCCCATTCCATCCAAGGGAAGCAGAGCCGCCAAAAGACTCTCTTCGTATTTATTTCCCACCCTGCGTGGCTTGCCCCGCACTTCCGTGGCTGTACCCTCTGCTCCCCAAACCCAGGTTCCCACAGCCTTGGGCCCTAGATCCCTGCAGCTGATCAGCGGCAGGagtgacaggagagagagaggccagggcCCCTGAGGCCGCGAGGGGACCATGCCGAGTCTCTGTGCCGGGGCGAGCCCTGTGTGAATGAGGGTGCGGACTGCGTGCGATACCTCCCAGGTGGAGGGGCCGGTGGGCTCTGCTCAGCTGGGGTCCTGGGGGTGAAGTGGGACCTAAGAGCATTCGGCTCTGGACAGCGGGCTGTGGGAGAGGATGCCTCCGTGGGCTGTTGTGGTTTGTGGgctccttcattctttttgtgaTGACCATTGTTCTTTCTTCCGTTGGTGTTTTTTCGTATGGCGTCGGCCAATAGGATGGAGCTGGGGTTCTAGATGGATAGGGCAGagttgggggtggtgggagacAGCCTGTGTCAGAGAAGGCTGAACCAGCCAGCGAGGCACCCAAGACCTCGGCTCCTGCGTGATTCCTGGGCAGCACGCTAGGAAGTGGGGGCCTTGCCTGCTCTCTACCCATGGAGGGTTCTCTAAGGGATCCCAGTCTGacctccccgcctccccacctctctcccaagtCAGTTCTTGGGCTGGGTGGGTTATCCCCTTGCTGGCAATACTTGAAACGGGTTTATTAATGCTGGGTATTTTGCACAATTTTATAGACCTCTTTTCTACGTAGcattttttaagtggaagaaAAAACAGTCGGCCACATTGCTATCTGTGTAGTGCCAGGTTAAAGATTAGCAGAAAGCAAGTTGGGTTTCATAAATTTATAAGAGAACGTCTGgctgtgagtgagtgtgtgtgcgtgtgttcgCGTGTGCCCTTGTATGAATGCGGCTGGCTCCCGCTTCCCTACATCCCCTgggctgcccctctccccgccgtCCCCCTCGGGTGTCAGCTGGCAGCAGCAAGGAGCGGCCTGAGCCAAGGCAACAGGGAGCCTGTGCAGTGATCGCAAGAGACCTCTGGGTTCCCCGCTGCAGCTCAGCCCCCCCCCtcctgtcttcccttcctcctcggACATCAGGAAGCCTGGGACCTGCCCAGACTGGCTGAGGCTGGGCGTGGTGGATGGGGTAATGGCTGTGGGGAGCGGCTGCCACTCTACAAGCCGCACACCCTCCTCCCGGCTCTGAGTATGGGACCCGGTGCCAGCGGCCAGAGGACAGGGACTCTCTGCCAGCTGGAGGACTCCAtccagagaaaagggaggaaggagcaggggggGCCGAGAAGCGAGTGAAGGTTGGCCTACGTCTGGGCCCCAAAGTCAAAGGATGTCTCTTCTCTGCGGGGAACTGTAGTTTCTTGTCAAAGTAGATAGGAGattgttctgtctccctccttggCCCTTCAAGTGGGCTGAAGCCCTTGGAAAGTGACCTAGGAAGTCCTCGCCTCTTGCCCTTCCTTGCTGCAGAAGCTAGTGGGTCACAGGCAGCTGAGAACTGGCAGCTGCAGAGGGTCCCCCCTGGGAGAAACAGCCTCGCCCCAGCGCCAGGACCCCGGGCCATGCTGCAGTGGCactgggaagtggggagggggctggctaGAGGAGGGGAAGCCCCCTGCCTTTTATTTAAGCCAGTGTTCTTTGTTCCTGCTTGTAATAAAATTTTCGTTTTTAAGAGTTgatttgctttggtttggtttttgtttgctctttcttTGCTGAGGCTCCGACTGGCAGCCCTCTGTTCTTTCAGCCAAACTTGGTCTTTCCTGGGGAGACAGAAGGCAGGAAGGCCAGTGATGTGGCTAAGGGTCTCCTCTCCTGGCCGAGTCTGTCCGCTGGAGACTGAGCAAGGTGGCCCCCATAGGCATGTAAGAAGAGGCCATCCTGTCCCCTTTTGTCCCCTCTACTTTCCCCTGCCTCCGGGATTTGGAGACCCCCAGGTTCTTTTTCCTTGCTGCCTTTTCACTCTGACCCCCAGTGACCGCTCAGCTAAGAAAATGTTTACGAGACCCTAGATTCCAATCTGCGAGCCGGAgcctccctggcccccagccccgcctTGAGCAGCAGGGCCCAGCCAGACGACTCGTAACCCTGGCCCACCTCTCTGGTATCTCCCCCAGGAGGACACCTGTCAGGATTTTGCCATCTCCTGCACAGCCTGAGGGGAGCTAACAGGCCTCTTTGCAGAGGGTTAGCTGGTAAGACCGTGTCTCCCCTGTCGGCCAGCACCGCCTAGTCCCCTCACACGCCATCTCATCCCCATCGCATGCCTTGCCAACCCCATGGAGCCCATTCATCTGTCtggtgtgtggtgtggtgtgtgtgctggCGGTGGTAGGGCCCCcagggctcccccctccccccccaagcaGAAGGACGGGGGGCATGAAGGCAGGGCTGAGGGCCCAGCCCTGCTCTGGACTGAGGAAGCAGCTCCCACTGGAGCAGGAGGTGAAGGGtgaggttggggaggggcggCGGACCTGCTCGGAGATGCTTGGGCCTGTTCTGGGGTGTCCTGGTGTGCAGGAGCCCTCAGTCACGAACACCTGTGTCCTGCTTTCTGTCCCCGCTGAGCTTCCCCTGCCCGTGTCTCTGCTGCGTCGTTGCCTGCTGCCCCAGCCGGGGAAGAGGCAGGTGCCGGGAGAGCAGGCGGCACCCCCGCAGGCCTCCTGTCTCCTCCCGGGTCCGCTaaccctctctcttctccttctttgctGTCCTGCGGGGATCTCCAGTGTGTGCGGGGGCTTAAGGACCTCCTGAGGActgctgctctctgcctctccaggaGCGGCCTGAGGGGAGCCCGGCACCCGGCACCTCCACCTGCCTAACCTGTGGCCCACCTGCCACCGTCCGTGCCTACAGGGTCTGCCCCCAAGCCCGCCCCGCCCTTGTGCTCTCCAGAGCCCCCCAcagggggcgggggctggcctttctgcccccacccccactccacgcCAGAGTGTAGAAAGCCATACCACAGCTGTCAGCACGGTGATACAATACGACGCTGAAACTCACCCCGtctccactccccttccccttccccttccccttccccttccccagattTGTAAGGTGTCGAGACTCTTCAGGAATCTTGCCTTACAGCCTGCCCCCTCCCAGAGTCAGGCAGAGCCACAGTGGGGCTGAGCAGGTTCCTTCGGGAGCCTCTGGGGTGTTGGTGGTTGATGACGCTGCCGAACAAGTTTGGTGACTGTTCTAAGCACAACCGGTTTGACACTGTTCCCACGGCCCCCTCCGTCCCCACTACCCCAAGTAGGCGCGATGCCAGGAGGATGCTTGTACCCTTTGCTCCGGGCACTGAGGGACCGGGCTGGCTCCACAGCCCGGCGTTCTTCAGAGGAGCTAATGGAAACTGGGCCGGGCCTAGGAAGTCTGCTGAGCCCACGGCTGGGGGCTGCTTGTTTGCTGTCTGTACCTTTTTTAACCAAATAAAGGTTTCCCTCTTCTTGCCATATCCTTGGCTGTCTGGTGCCACCTTTCCTTCGGGGTCCAGGCGTGAGGCCTGTGATGAGTGTGCAGAACATCTGGCTCGCCCCCACTGCCGGTTCTGTTCCAGTCGGTCAGTGCCCTTCCGGAGATTTAAAAAAGGCACAGCGAAGCCAGAAGTGACACGGGAGGAGTGGCCAATGTCCTCTTCACTCTGCCCTTCTAGAACTGGTCTCAGTGCCAGAGGCCTCCAAGCCTTAGGTGACCTCAGCTCTGAGAAGTCCCAACCCAAGCGGGGACTGTCACCCCCTGAACTGAGCCCAGCCCAGGGTAGCCATGTCAAGgagccttccctctccccaacagCTGGCCCGCGTTGAGAGGCACACACAGTATGCTAAGAgctaaaagaaataatgacagcAGCCATTTAGCAAGGGCTAGCCAAGTGCCAGGCCCGTTTTCTCACCTAAAGCTATGAGAGAGGTGATGTCAGCCtttttacagaggagggaactgaggctcaaggaaGGCACAGCAGTTGCCAAGGTTCTCCCGAAGCTGATAAAGCAGCAAATCTAGGATTTGGACCccatctctgccccagcccctgacCCTTCTGCACTACCCAAGGAACGAATAGGGCTGCTTGGGGAGGAGGGGATCTCAGAAGGAGAAACCCAATTACAAGATGTTACCCGTAGCCCTCAGAGATGATCTGTACGGGCCTTCCTgtactgatggggaaactgaggctcaggggcaGGAAGGGACCTGTCCGAGACCTTGTAACAGGTGGGATGCAGTCCCACAGCCTGACCTCATTCCATTCTTCCACAAACCCCACACTATGTCCTAGACTGGACTGGTCTAGGAGATGTGGGATACTCTAAACAACAGTGCCTGGAGGAGAAAAGGTCTCAGGACAGCTGAGTCACTTAAAACGAATCTAACATTTCCTCCCAAAGGCAACTAGTAGAGTGAGCTCTTGTCTGGATGACTGAACTCTTACTTACAACTAACCAGCGGGAGAGGTACCATAGCTTCCTCCAGTTACTTGTTTGATCATTCCAAGACTCAACAACATTTTGTGGGAAGTTCCTTCTGGAATCTAACCAGAGTCCCTCCTGCTGCATTTGGAGCCCTGTCCTCTGTTCTCAGTGGAGATGGACAGCAACCGGTTGCTGCCTTCTCTGTGCCACAACCCTTCGAAGCCCGTGATTACCAGCTAAGGGCTGGACCAGAGCCTTGAACCTGCTGGCAGGTTGGATGCTATATGGAAGGATGGGGAGGTAGCAGGCAAGATGAGGAATGCCCCCTGGGGCCGAGGCCCCAGCTCCTGTCCTGCTGACTCAGGAGGCTGACGGTGGAACTCAGTGCCCTGCCGGGGCCTGCCGCCTCCTGCCTGCCTCGGCTTCTGGACTTGGGAAACGGAGGCCTGGAGGCAAAGGGAGGTGTCTGAGACAGGAACTGAGTCAGGATCGACAGGCCAGAGCGGGCAGGAGGTGTTAGGCAGCCTGGCTCCCAGATTCACTCCTAAGcttcagcaggggagggggaagagtgaagaggtttctcttccctcttctcgtTCCTGGGTTTCTGGCTGGGCCGAAGGGCTGGAGCTTGTGGTGTGAACCACCACCAGGTCCCTTGGCTTGAGTGATAGGAAGGGAATGCTGCCTCCCTAGAGACAGAGCAACTCCAAAATGCCTAGGCCTGCCAGGCCGTGCCTTCCAGGTTTCTGGTGTTCTGGGATCTCcagtttcctccctccccctcccaggacTTGGGAAAGCCTGGGCTGGATGACTAGTGCGAAGGACGGTCCTAGAGAGCCTGAGGACAGTCCTagagagcctagggcctgcttagGCCAGAGGAATGTCTgacggggagggaggaggccttGCTGAGGGAGCGCATTTGACCATTCACCTGTCTTCTCTCCCCCAGGGACACTCGGCTGAGGCTTGGTTTGAGACCCTTTCTCATGTCAGAACCCCCAGCTCCATGTTAGTGTTTTGAGTGTATGTGATTATAAGATTGGTTGGATTTTTTTCACATGGTAATAATGGTTACCATTCACTCTATTAAGTGCTTTccatcaactcatttaatcctcacggcAAGCCCCATTTTACACTTACGAAGATGGAGACTTatagaggttaagtcacttggtCAAGGTCCTAACAGCTTCCAAAAATTGAGCCCAGGCAGTCTGATTCCAACGACACTAGGCTATTCTGTGTCTcgtagaaaaataatacatatctATCATTGAAGAGAATagggaaatcaaaaggaaataaatcactCAGAATACCACTACCTAAAGATATGCTCTATTAAACTAGTTATCTTAGTGCATTTCCTTTCCATCATTTTCTGTCTCGGGGATCCAATCTGAGCCGAGTCTTAGGGATGGCAAGCCTAAAATCCCTTCTGCTTCCTTGGAAAACGTGTAGCATCAGCCCAGGCATGTTCCTACTTTTTCTTCAAAGAGACAGGTCTCATCTTCGGGCCTCAGAGTTCTGGCCTAAGCCTGCCtccaggaggggaaggtgggtatTCGGGCACCAAGAGGAACTAGGGAGGAACAGGCCTATGAAATGGTCCTGGCTCAAAGATTAAGCTGGCTGGATCCCAATGAGGGGAGCCCCACCCCTGAGCCCCATCGGAGCTTTGGCTAGGGGTGGGGCAGGTAAGTAGGAACCCACCCTCACAGGCACAGCCAACACCTTTAGGTGAAACTCCTGGCTGAATAGAACAGCATCCCAGCAAACAGGGACAGAAGGTTGGCCAGAAAGAAGTCTCCCATCTCTGAGGCCTCTGCCAGGGGTCAGAGGGAGGGCCATAGTCAAACGGAAGGGACAGGGACATTTCTGAGAGGCAGGCTGGGGATTTCTACCCCCTAAAACAAAATGGTATGTGTCACCACCATCTTCTTTTTTCTCGGTCCTCTCTCCCCAGGTGCTAGCGTCCCCCCCCTGGGGAACCAAATTGGACTGAGCACCCAAGTGGCCTGCTTCCCAGCCTCTGACAGAGGGCAGGCTGAGTCAGTCAGGAGAGCTGGGCCCCCACCCTGTGTGAACCCCACTGATACATGATGGCAGGCGGCTTGGAGGGGGTAGGTGACCTGGCGTGGAGAGCCAGAGGGTAGGTCCTCAAACAAGTGGCAACAGGCCACCAAGTTGAAAGGGAAAATTGTGCTGTGATGGGGAAGGTGTCCAACAAACCTACCAGGTGATTAATTACAAAGGCTGGGCTGGAGCGTCAGGGGCCGCTCGTTAAACACCTCATTAAGTGGCACCCTGAAAGATGCCACCTGTGCATTCTGGGAACTCAGCGGGAACCCTGGGGGGCAGTGATGACCAGGGGATAGCGCCATCTCAGGCCGACTCTGGAAGAAGCCTGGATCTCACTTCTAAATACAGCCTGGAGCTCACAAGTCAGAGGCCTCGACGAGAGAAGCCAAAGGAAGTAGGATGCTGGGgacttagtagctgtgtgaccctgagcaaatctcatacttctctgagccttagcaTTCCCATCTCTAAAGTGGGAGTAATAGTCACAGTCTGGCCCATCTCACAGAGACACGGTAGGGATTACATTCAATCGTGAAGGTGCTTGGGAAACCACAGCCCTACCGAAACGTCACTAGCTCCCCTGAAGCAAGGCTGGGAGCGGCCAGGCTCAGGCTTCTAGCCTGGCCCAGCCAGGCTTCTAGCCAGGCTGAAGCGGCCCGTTGGTTGAAGAACCCTCAGCCCCTGGAAGAACACCAGGAAGGAAGATCTGATTTGAGAAAGTGGGGCCGCTCTGCGGGCACCCATGTAAATCGAAGCCCTGAACAAGAgggggcagcctggagcctggaaagGTGTCTGTGCAGGTGGGGCCGGATTTCTCCTGCTGACTGCCTTGATGACTCACCCCACATCTTAGCCTTTTACCTTTAAGGAAGAGCCGGAAAGGgtgtggggagaagagaagagaagtggGAGGCAGGTCCgggccccagccccgccctctgtccctccccactcttcTCCGAGGCCAGGCCACCCAGCCAAAAGGCAGGCAGACAGcaggagaggcacagaatccggcATTGGTTTCGAGGCAGCCAGTTAGCCCGCCGCCCGTGTCTGTCGCCAGAGCCATGGAGAGAGCCAGTCTGATCCAGAAGGCCAAGTTGGCAGAGCAGGCCGAACGCTACGAGGACATGGCAGCCTTCATGAAGAGCGCCGTGGAAAAGGGTGAGGAGCTATCCTGCGAAGAGCGAAACCTGCTCTCAGTGGCCTACAAGAATGTGGTGGGCGGCCAGAGGGCTGCCTGGAGGGTCCTGTCCAGTATCGAGCAGAAAGGCAACGAGGAGAGCTCGGAAGAGAAGGGCCCGGAGGTGCGAGAGTACCGGGAGAAGGTGGAGACTGAGCTCCGGGGCGTGTGTGACACAGTGCTGGGCCTGCTGGACACCCACCTCATCAAGGAGGCCGGTGACGCCGAGAGTCGGGTCTTCTACCTGAAAATGAAGGGCGACTACTACCGCTACCTGGCTGAGGTGGCCACTGGTGACGACAAGAAGCGCATCATTGACTCGGCCCGGTCCGCCTACCAGGAGGCCATGGACATCAGCAAGAAGGAGATGCCGCCCACCAACCCCATCCGCCTGGGCCTGGCGCTGAACTTTTCAGTCTTCCACTACGAGATCGCCAACAGCCCCGAGGAGGCC belongs to Felis catus isolate Fca126 chromosome C1, F.catus_Fca126_mat1.0, whole genome shotgun sequence and includes:
- the SFN gene encoding 14-3-3 protein sigma; the encoded protein is MERASLIQKAKLAEQAERYEDMAAFMKSAVEKGEELSCEERNLLSVAYKNVVGGQRAAWRVLSSIEQKGNEESSEEKGPEVREYREKVETELRGVCDTVLGLLDTHLIKEAGDAESRVFYLKMKGDYYRYLAEVATGDDKKRIIDSARSAYQEAMDISKKEMPPTNPIRLGLALNFSVFHYEIANSPEEAISLAKTTFDEAMADLHTLSEDSYKDSTLIMQLLRDNLTLWTADNAGEEGGEAPEEPQS